In Streptomyces sannanensis, the DNA window CCTTACACACCCAATCTTAACTGGCCGTTGAGGTAGACCACGGGGATGCCGGAACCGCCGGTGTCGGTGACGGCCAGGGCCGTTTCGTCGACCGGCACCATGCCGGTCCACTTCGAATCGGTTGAGGAAGCGCTGTTGTTTGCCATGTTCCACCTGGTTGTGTGAGTGTGCCTGGTTCGACTCCTCCGGGCCTTGCCGCGTGGATCGCTGGCTCTTGGACCTGATTGCCTGTTCAGGTGCTGTTTCGGAACTCGGATTGAGTGATCGTCCGTGCCTACGCGTCAGGCGCGTCGTCCTGGGGAATGGTGTCGAGCGGCCAGCCGCCGGAGACCTGCTTTCCGGGGGCGTTGCCGGCGTTGGCGTGGCTGAGCCAGGTCTCGCCGGCCTGCTCGACCACCTCGGTGGACGGGATCTGCGACGGCTTCTGGTGGCCGGTCGGCCCGCGTCTCATCGCGCTGCGCCGAGGTGAACGAACCGCGCGTGCGGGTTACGCCCGCTGGCATGGGGCGGCGGTGTTACGTCTCGGTCGTGCCGGGCTCCCGGCTGATGGATTCCCGGTAGACGTCCGCATAGGTGCGTGAGTCCTTGACCAGGTCGTCACAGAACGCGGCGACGTCGTTGCCGATGAGTTCCAAGACCCCCTTGCCCGCGCCGACGCCCTCCGCGAAGCGAAGGACCTCCGCGCACCACGAGGTGCACCATCGTGCAGCATCTCCGGTGGGCGCCCTGCCCGCGGACCCGGGACCGAGGGCCCAGGCTCCGCAGCGGCGGCTACCTCATCGGCCCCGGCTCCGTAGTCGGCGGGGGCTCGTACGTCATCACCGCAACGCCCCGATCCTCGACCTCCCCAGGTGGCTGTAGAACAGGGCAAGGAAGGCGACGGCCAGGTAGGTCGCGCGAGGGATCGTCCGCTTCGGCTCCCGCGCCTCCTCCGAGTAGATCGCGGTGCCCTCGAAGCCGATGAACGCGCCGAGGACGAGCACGAACATCCCGCCGGCGCCGGCGCCGAACACCTGGCCAGCCGAGGCACCCGACGACGGCCACCGCGGCCAGCGCCCACAGCGGCCAGGGAACTGTCACACCGGTGAGGTCGGCCAGGGCGTTCCGCGCGAAGTAGCCGAACGCCCCGTAGAACCCAGTGCAGATCGCGCAGTACGGCAGCAGCGCGACCAGCGCTCCCCCGACGCCGACGGGCTTGGCCAGGCCTCGGCATCGGCGCCGCGGCGCTCCACGACTCGATTTGCTGGAACCGCCCAACCCGCAGCGGAACGTCATCGTCCGCCGAGTTCATGCCAACGCTACGGCGTGAGCCAGCCAAACGCCCTCTGACATGCTGCCACTGACACCCACCCACTGGCGCCAAACCGGCACATCGCATACACGCAGCCGCGCAGCAGCTGCTCATCGTCGCCGTTCATGCCGTTCAGCCTTCCAGCCGCCATCGACAACGCGGACTTGCCCGCGGTCGCCCTGGGCTTCCCGTCGACGCGGAGGATCACCTGCTGCGGGTGCTGAGAAGACCGCTGGAGGTACAGGCCGACTGCGCCAGTGGCAGGCCGGCTCCAGGCCACCGCGTTCGCAACTGTCCCCCGAACAGTGCACTCCGTAATCCGGTTAGCCGCATCTGGCCCTCTTGCGGTAGCTGACTGTGCCTCGATGTGGGAGATCTGTCCGGTAACGCCCAACCATCCCTCGACGCCCTCCGTGAGAGAGGAAGTCCCGCCCATGACTCCGATCCCGGTCAAGCCCGGCAAGTACAAGATCCACGCCCACATCATCGGTCCCACCAGCGTGCTGACCGCCACCGAGTACGCCGTCAAGCACGGTGCCCCCGTCATCACCGACCGCTTCAACCCGCTCCCGATCGAGCAGGAGTGGGTCATCGACCACCTCGAGGCCGGGCAAGAGCCCGAATCCGCGTCACCGTACGTGATCCACCTCGCCTACCACCCCGCCGCAGGCCTCGTCGTCCCCGAGGACAAGCTCTGGGTCAACAGCGTGTCGCGCACCGAGTGGGCAAAGTTCACCTTCGAACGGGTCATCGGCGGAGTC includes these proteins:
- a CDS encoding amino acid permease, producing the protein MFGAGAGGMFVLVLGAFIGFEGTAIYSEEAREPKRTIPRATYLAVAFLALFYSHLGRSRIGALR